Proteins encoded together in one Lagopus muta isolate bLagMut1 chromosome 3, bLagMut1 primary, whole genome shotgun sequence window:
- the RMDN1 gene encoding regulator of microtubule dynamics protein 1 gives MASVVAALAQPLRLRPARLVPLLGPLLREAARGWRGLGGSEVLKKSLRRGVTLATGSFVFCEALRLVSGSAVIHASFKVAEVIEQADYLYGSGETEKLYRLLVQHKNSEDAELLWRLARASRDLAQLSITSAEEKRQLAYDSLEYAKRALEKNEANSAAHKWYAICLSDVGDYEGIKVKIGNAFIIKEHFERAFELNPKDATSVHLIGVWCYSFAELPWYQRKIAAMLFATPPTSTYEEALRYFHMAEEADPSFYSKNLLYLGKTYLKLNNKKMALLWLSKAKDYPAHTEEDKQVQKEALELLNSI, from the exons ATGGCCTCTGTCGTGGCGGCGCTGGCGCAGCCCCTTCGCCTCCGCCCCGCCCGCCTGGTGCCGCTCCTTGGGCCGCTCCTGAGGGAGGCGGCGCGGGGCTGGCGGGGGCTCGGCGGGAGCGAG GTGCTTAAAAAAAGCCTTAGGAGGGGGGTCACTCTCGCCACGGGGTCCTTCGTGTTCTGTGAGGCTCTCAGGCTGGTCTCCGGCTCTGCTGTGATTCATGCCAGCTTCAAAG TGGCAGAAGTTATAGAGCAAGCAGACTACCTGTATGGGAGCGGAGAAACTGAAAAGCTCTATCGGTTGCTGGTTCAGCATAAAAATAG TGAGGATGCAGAGTTGTTATGGCGGCTGGCACGAGCGTCACGAGATTTAGCTCAGCTCAGCATTacttctgcagaagagaaaagacaaCTGGCATATGATTCCCTTGAGTATGCAAAAAGGGCACtagaaaagaatgaagcaaATTCTGCAGCACACAAG TGGTATGCGATTTGTCTCAGTGATGTTGGAGATTATGAAGGAATCAAGGTTAAAAttggaaatgcttttattaTCAAGGAGCACTTTGAG AGAGCCTTTGAACTGAATCCGAAAGATGCAACATCAGTTCATCTTATAGGCGTTTG GTGTTACTCCTTTGCTGAATTGCCATGGTATCAACGAAAGATAGCTGCAATGCTATTTGCAACACCTCCAACTTCCACGTATGAAGAG GCCCTTCGTTACTTCCACATGGCGGAGGAAG CTGACCCAAGTTTCTACAGCAAAAATTTGCTTTATCTTGGGAAGACATACCTGAAgttaaacaacaaaaagatgGCTCTTCTGTGgttaagcaaagcaaaggattATCCTGCACACACAGAAGAGGACAAACAG gTACAGAAAGAAGCTTTGGAGTTGCTTAATTCTATATAA